DNA sequence from the Streptomyces sp. NBC_01497 genome:
GTGCCGTGCGCGGCGGCGGGAGAGCCTCGCGCCCAGTTCGTTGACCCGGAACTGCCAGCCGTACTTGCCGGCCAGCAGTCCCTGGATGTGTGCCTTGCCGGCCTCGTCCGGGACCAGCCGCGCCGCGCCCTCGGCGTGCACGGCCCCCTCCTCGATCCGGCCGCGCACGGTGCACACCGTGACGACCGCGCGGGGGACGTTGCGGACGCGTCTGACCTTCCAGGACTCGGCGTTGGTCCAGATGTAGAGCGTGCCGTCGTCCACCGCGTGCCACACGGGCGTGTCGACGCCCACGCCGTCCCTGCGGTACGTGGTGAGGCTGACGTAGCGGCTGCGCGCGAGCGCGTCGAGGGTCTGTCGGTCGAGGCTGGTCACGGGCCGAAGGGTACGCCTTGCCGGGTGACGGGGCGTCGGCCTGCATCCGGGCGGCCCCACCCGCCGTGGACCTCCCGCCGCGGACGGTGCGACGACCGACGGGCGCGCCCGCCACGCGCCCCGGTCCGCACCCGCGACGGCCCCGCGCCGCCGTGGCGGACGGTGTCGCGACGCTCGCCGGGGGCCTCCCTTCGCAGGCGGGCCCGGGTCGGGGCCTGTGCCAACGGCCGGGTCGGGGCCTGAGTCAGCGTTCGTAGACGCCGGTCAGCCGGCCGCGGCCGAGCACGGGTGGTGTGGCGGCGGACAGGAGAGCACGAGGGCGTGCCCGGTCCGTCGCCTCGGACGCGCCGCCCAGGGGGCTTTCGAGGGCGAACAGCTCGAAGACGTACCGGTGCGGCCCGTGGCCCTTGATGGGAGCGGGGCCGTGGTAGCCGCGTCCGATGGTGGACCGCAACACCCGCACCCCGGGACCGGGTCGCTTCGCCGCCAGGGCCCCGGGCTCCAGGTGGCCGGCCGCCGGGTCGATCAGGGCGAGGCAGTGCACGGCGGGCTTCGACATGGGGACGTCGATGTCCTCGACGACCAGGAGGAGCTGGGCGGTGCCGGGTGGGGGCGGCGTCCAGGTCAGGTGGGGCGAGAGGTCGTCGCCGCCCATGGTCTTCGCGCAGTTCTTCAGCGGCAGGGCGCCGTCCTTCTCGAAGTCCCGGCTGGTGAGCGTCAGGAGCTCGGGAGCATGGAGGTGGGGCAGGTTCCAGGCCGCGTGGGTCTCGCCTGCCCTGCGGTTCTTCAGGAGTCGGCCGAGCACGCTCATCGGGTGGCCTCGACCTTCTCGACGACCTCGGCGGCGGTGGCGGTCTCGCCGATCTTGGGGAAGACGCGTTCGACGCTGTGGCGGTGGGAGGCGGCGTCGGGGTCGTACATGGCGTCGGTGGCCAGGACGACGTGGTAGCCGTAGTCGGAGGCGGAGCGTGCGCTCGACTCGACGCCCGCACTGGTCGAGATCCCGGCGAACACGATCTGGGTGACGCCCAGGTCCCGCAGCAGGGTGTCGAGCCCGGTGTCGTGGAAGGCGCTGCGCCGTCGTTTGGTGATCAGGTGGTCGGTCGGCCGCACGTCGAGCTCGTCGATGAGGTCGGCCCAGTCGGCGGGCAGTGCGGCGGTGCCCGCCGACCGTCCGGACTCGGTGCGTCCCGGTGCGCGTCCGGTGACGTTGACCAGTACGACGGGCAGGCCGTGCCGGCGGAACTCGGCGGCCAGGTGCGCTGCTTGCTTGACGGCGGCGGTGACCGCGTCGTCGGCGCGGGCGGAGACGATGCCCTTCTGCAGGTCGATCACGACCAGCGCGGACCCGGGGTCAATCGTTGTCAGTGCCATGGTGCGTATCTCTTCCGTGGGTGAGGGACTGGTGCGGGGGTCTGAGGCGGGGACGGTCCCGGACGGCTTCGGGCCGGGCCGGCCGCCTGCCGCCGGAGCGGGGGCGAGGGCGGCTTCGCTGGCTGAGGGCCGCGGCTCGGAGGGCCGTGCGGCGGGGACGGCTTCGGTGGCTGCCGCCCGCGGCTCGGAGGGCCGTGCGGCGGGAGCGCCGCCGCGCAGCAGGGAGGCGATCGCGGCGAGGAAGGCGAGGGCCGCGCCGAAGCCGAATACGGTCACCAGGCCCGAGTGGAAAGGGCCGGAGATCAGGTGCGGAAAGAACTCATGCCCGGTCAGCGTCTGTTGCTGCGCCGCCGTCAGGCGGGCCAGGGTGCCACTGGGCTCAAGGAGGTGCTGGACGGGGTTGACGCCGAGCTGGGCGGCGAACAGCGACGAGACCGGGGGCAGGCCCCCGACCTGGGTGGCGAGGTGCGCCGGGACGCCCTGCTGCCGCAGGCCACTGGTGAGGGTGTGCGGCAGCGTGGCGGCCAGTCCGGCGACCATCAGGGAGAAGAACACGCCGATGGAGACGGCCGTACCCGAGTTCTGGAAGGTGGCCCGCATACCCGAGGCGACGCCGCGCAGGTGACTCGGCACGCTGCC
Encoded proteins:
- a CDS encoding PPOX class F420-dependent oxidoreductase yields the protein MTSLDRQTLDALARSRYVSLTTYRRDGVGVDTPVWHAVDDGTLYIWTNAESWKVRRVRNVPRAVVTVCTVRGRIEEGAVHAEGAARLVPDEAGKAHIQGLLAGKYGWQFRVNELGARLSRRRARHPMTGIAVEL
- a CDS encoding YbhB/YbcL family Raf kinase inhibitor-like protein → MSVLGRLLKNRRAGETHAAWNLPHLHAPELLTLTSRDFEKDGALPLKNCAKTMGGDDLSPHLTWTPPPPGTAQLLLVVEDIDVPMSKPAVHCLALIDPAAGHLEPGALAAKRPGPGVRVLRSTIGRGYHGPAPIKGHGPHRYVFELFALESPLGGASEATDRARPRALLSAATPPVLGRGRLTGVYER
- a CDS encoding isochorismatase family protein; translated protein: MALTTIDPGSALVVIDLQKGIVSARADDAVTAAVKQAAHLAAEFRRHGLPVVLVNVTGRAPGRTESGRSAGTAALPADWADLIDELDVRPTDHLITKRRRSAFHDTGLDTLLRDLGVTQIVFAGISTSAGVESSARSASDYGYHVVLATDAMYDPDAASHRHSVERVFPKIGETATAAEVVEKVEATR